The Azotosporobacter soli genome contains a region encoding:
- a CDS encoding L-ribulose-5-phosphate 4-epimerase produces the protein MERLIRDVLKANLDLPRYGLVTFTWGNVSAIDRSRGIVVIKPSGVAYEEMNEEHMVVMELDGKVIHGQFRPSSDTKTHLEIYRSFATVGGVVHTHSRWATIWAQAGREIQAYGTTHADYFYGKIPCTRQLTHEEIEGEYEANTGKLIVETLQGAALDAAAMPGVLVNGHGPFAWGKSAADAVHNAVVLEEVAMMALHTLQLAPGRQPVEQVLLDKHYFRKHGSNAYYGQAK, from the coding sequence ATGGAACGTTTGATTCGTGATGTGCTGAAAGCCAATTTAGACTTGCCGCGTTATGGCTTGGTGACGTTCACCTGGGGCAACGTCAGCGCGATCGACCGCAGCCGCGGCATCGTCGTGATCAAGCCGAGCGGCGTCGCGTATGAAGAAATGAACGAAGAGCATATGGTCGTAATGGAACTTGACGGCAAGGTCATTCATGGCCAGTTTCGTCCGTCGAGCGATACGAAGACGCATCTCGAGATTTACCGTTCGTTTGCTACGGTCGGCGGCGTCGTTCACACGCATTCGCGCTGGGCGACGATTTGGGCGCAGGCAGGAAGGGAAATCCAAGCTTACGGCACGACGCACGCGGACTATTTTTACGGCAAGATTCCCTGTACGCGTCAACTGACGCACGAAGAAATCGAGGGCGAGTATGAGGCGAACACCGGCAAGCTGATTGTCGAGACGCTGCAAGGCGCAGCGCTTGACGCGGCGGCGATGCCGGGGGTTTTGGTCAACGGACACGGGCCGTTTGCCTGGGGCAAGAGCGCGGCTGATGCCGTGCACAATGCCGTGGTATTGGAAGAGGTGGCGATGATGGCGCTTCATACGCTGCAGTTAGCGCCCGGGCGTCAGCCGGTGGAACAGGTGCTGCTTGACAAGCATTATTTTCGCAAGCATGGCAGCAATGCCTATTATGGACAGGCTAAATAA